Proteins co-encoded in one Yamadazyma tenuis chromosome 1, complete sequence genomic window:
- a CDS encoding uncharacterized protein (EggNog:ENOG503PVGD), whose product MVTLSGFILSGGLGLVARRLQLSIIGRVPTGGYKQITGYAASGAIFMGSYYFFNGVVDNNRQLLNRRLDVLREQRAKQELFNEFTQAEDHRITADKRQGRFFSLFDKYGAKYK is encoded by the coding sequence ATGGTAACGTTGAGTGGATTCATATTAAGTGGCGGATTAGGCTTGGTTGCCAGAAGATTACAACTCAGTATCATCGGTAGAGTCCCTACAGGTGGATACAAACAAATCACCGGATACGCTGCCAGTGGTGCTATTTTCATGGGATCCTAttacttcttcaatggagtAGTAGACAATAATAGACAGTTATTGAATAGAAGATTGGACGTTTTAAGAGAACAAAGAGCCAAGCAAGAATTGTTCAACGAGTTTACCCAAGCAGAAGATCACAGAATAACTGCCGATAAAAGACAAGGTAGATTTTTCTCATTGTTTGATAAATACGGGGCCAAGTATAAGTGA
- a CDS encoding PAP2-domain-containing protein (COG:I; EggNog:ENOG503P3XP) encodes MHIDWNDSTYTVYSYTISSLSFYSYVFDWLFYLLILSTSVIYGRFAPPRFHEFSFQDITLMNTYKTEAESAVPLWLLVIIGFGLPLLQFIFCSILGRHTFTLTRRLWDIHSGMLVLTGSLACQLMVTCILKNICGLPRPDLLSRCEPAANAVLEPFTLANVNDCTTDSTELLWEGFRSFPSGHSSTVFCGMVISSLNIAAKLQVFDKRGLSIKVVLAILPLMVACFVSCSRISDNRHFLRDIIGGSIIGSCIGTWFYLQYFPSIFNLENGGRAYPPRRLGVAKFFNNVGGFWKIGDELPGAYNERILNDPKVFPSVSQLGTINRDDTVDMSRNIDFFNSLRKRIPSNFNQSQSSSTPLQHV; translated from the coding sequence ATGCATATTGATTGGAATGATTCCACATACACAGTCTACAGCTATACCATTTCGTCGTTATCGTTCTATTCCTACGTATTTGACTGGTTATTCTACTTGTTGATCCTCAGCACTTCCGTCATCTATGGACGATTTGCACCTCCTCGGTTTCACGAGTTTCTGTTTCAAGATATTACCTTGATGAACACTTACAAAACCGAAGCAGAAAGTGCAGTTCCACTTTGGCTCTTGGTGATCATCGGCTTTGGTTTGCCCCTATTACAGTTCattttttgttcaattttggGAAGACATACGTTCACGTTAACAAGAAGATTATGGGATATCCACAGTGGAATGCTTGTGCTTACTGGAAGTCTTGCCTGTCAACTCATGGTGACATGTATTCTTAAAAATATATGTGGCTTGCCAAGACCGGATCTATTGTCTCGATGTGAGCCTGCCGCAAACGCTGTTTTAGAACCCTTCACGTTGGCCAATGTTAATGATTGCACAACAGATAGTACAGAATTATTGTGGGAAGGTTTCAGATCGTTTCCTAGCGGGCATCTGTCGACAGTATTCTGCGGTATGGTTATCTCGAGCCTCAATATTGCTGCAAAGTTGCAAGTGTTTGACAAGAGAGGCCTTTCAATCAAAGTGGTTCTTGCAATATTACCGTTGATGGTGGCGTGTTTTGTTTCATGCTCCAGAATCAGTGATAACAGGCATTTTCTTAGAGATATCATCGGGGGCTCTATCATCGGGTCATGTATTGGTACGTGGTTTTACCTTCAGTATTTCCccagcatcttcaatctAGAAAATGGAGGCAGAGCATATCCACCAAGAAGACTAGGGGTGGCCAAGTTCTTTAACAatgttggtggtttttggaaaatAGGAGATGAGTTACCGGGAGCATACAACGAACGGATTTTAAACGACCCCAAGGTATTTCCACTGGTGAGTCAGTTGGGAACTATTAATAGGGATGACACAGTGGATATGTCGAGGAACATcgactttttcaattccttgagAAAACGCATCCcgtccaacttcaaccaaagcCAAAGTCTGAGCACTCCTCTTCAACATGTATGA
- a CDS encoding uncharacterized protein (EggNog:ENOG503NVYS; COG:K) — protein sequence MSVTKLGWVDSLPQELKSNIITLIKQDTSNVSVLDSLYTYLTEEFENKKRKISPKADSEPTSSIKMLSDYSIQVNRKILEEETIFELPQISFQSPLRKKMNLLLHLLPENGANPILSIVNPTTSEPELSYIQLDKAIKLCVLLPILGMSTVESKKNIGSLCFWLSDEAIPDPTKTDPIVCQINLDLVKKHLVKTGKIPATAESQMLEPTQLEGIKPINEAIIQFLTRQFKLCGINLINYLPSCDINRNKLRMSKDTGVVISHRANNVNDMLLIEAYKGSKDGSLIMVNQNEFNPSYIGFGFKKPIMLFSLNDVVSFSFSDVTKYTFSVRFEVKNDKKDKPDVVEFSMIDQLYYTAIDEFLKMQNISNNSFDESLKEQPLKPDGKPGDAPDQATDVTAAVSAADDDEDEEEDGNYQGGEEEDDDEDVAEEYDSNAEGSEGEDSQNEQGDEDGILQQGQEEDVDNDAIEIID from the coding sequence ATGTCAGTAACGAAGTTGGGATGGGTTGATTCATTACCCCAGGAACTTAAATCCAACATCATTACCCTCATCAAACAAGATACAAGCAATGTCAGTGTATTGGACAGCTTATACACTTACCTCACGgaggagtttgaaaacaaaaagagaaaaatCAGCCCGAAAGCGGACCTGGAACCTACGTCTTCCATCAAAATGCTTTCAGATTACAGCATCCAAGTCAATAGAAAAATCTTAGAGGAAGAAACCATCTTTGAGTTGCCCCAAATCTCCTTTCAATCGCCATTGAGAAAGAAAATGAATCTTCTTTTGCACTTGTTACCAGAGAACGGAGCAAATCCAATATTACTGATAGTTAATCCAACGACATCTGAACCAGAATTATCATACATTCAGTTGGACAAGGCCATCAAGCTTTGTGTGCTATTACCTATATTAGGGATGTCAACAGTGGAGTCTAAGAAAAACATTGGCTCTTTATGTTTTTGGTTGAGCGACGAAGCCATTCCAGATCCAACCAAGACCGATCCTATAGTGTGccaaatcaacttggacttggtcaaaaagcacttggtgaaaacagGAAAAATTCCTGCCACTGCTGAAAGTCAAATGTTGGAGCCTACCCAGTTGGAAGGTATAAAGCCCATTAATGAAGCCATCATTCAGTTTTTAACCAGACAGTTCAAACTTTGTggcatcaacttgattaaCTATCTTCCGTCCTGTGAcatcaacagaaacaaatTGAGAATGAGCAAAGATACTGGTGTAGTGATCAGCCACAGAGCCAACAACGTCAATGACATGCTTTTGATAGAAGCGTACAAAGGATCTAAGGACGGATCATTGATCATGGTGAACCAAAACGAGTTTAACCCTTCGTATATTGGGTTTGGTTTCAAGAAACCCATCATGCTTTTCCTGCTCAACGATGTTGTGTCCTTTTCGTTCTCTGATGTGACTAAGTACACCTTTAGCGTGAGATTTGAGGTCAAGAATGACAAGAAAGATAAGCCAGATGTTGTGGAATTTAGTATGATTGATCAGCTATACTATACAGCCATTGatgaattcttgaagatgcAAAACATCAGCAACAACTCCTTCGATGAAAGCTTGAAAGAACAACCATTGAAGCCAGATGGGAAGCCGGGAGATGCCCCAGACCAAGCCACAGATGTGACTGCTGCAGTTTCTGCTgccgatgatgatgaagacgaggaagaagatggtAATTACCAGGGGGGAGAGGAGGAAgacgatgacgaagatgtCGCCGAAGAGTACGATAGCAATGCCGAAGGTTCAGAGGGTGAAGACAGTCAAAATGAACAAGGAGACGAAGATGGAATTCTACAACaaggacaagaagaagacgtAGACAACGACGCtattgaaatcattgattaA
- the YEY2 gene encoding Valine--pyruvate aminotransferase (COG:E; EggNog:ENOG503NVUW) — protein MSNRVINFFKGYASNSLHPRKELEAAFSKVLLETDFDKYDTDPDNQHPLNYGTDPGNFDIRQQLSKFMARKFNVPEADPDCFNLTNGASFGIGMALKMATNLEYTKKVFVVSPCYFLINHSFVDAGFSGRIASINETPGAEYEIDIEALEMQLQNIDKENGEDKTGGIFPDPLGRDDNRVYRSVIYIVPTYSNPGGLTYSLKTRLKMIELARRHNMLIICDDVYDLLNYTDDSPLPRLVHLDRETCTDGWGHVVSNASTSKLISPGLRFGWHETATPKLAFQFSQEGNTKSGGTPSQLNSYVIHELLITGTIDDIINNFISHYRERSKVLKDSIKKYLPPSTKFYGGDGGYFIWVTLDPKYNLVKVVSTLAKEHNIILASGTNFEVAENHRGLGDSVRLCFSFLTPPEIEYGIKTFGSLLKEDETN, from the coding sequence ATGTCAAACAGggtgatcaacttcttcaaaggGTATGCCTCCAACTCGCTACACCCAAGAAAAGAACTCGAGGCCGCTTTCAGCAAGGTTTTGCTTGAGACGGACTTCGATAAATACGACACCGACCCTGATAACCAACATCCTTTAAACTATGGCACTGATCCGGGAAATTTCGACATTCGACAACAACTCAGTAAGTTTATGGCAAGAAAGTTCAATGTACCTGAAGCAGACCCCGACTGTTTCAATCTCACCAATGGTGCTTCTTTTGGGATTGGTATGGCTTTGAAGATGGCTACCAACCTAGAATATACTAAGAAAGTTTTCGTTGTATCTCCATGTTACTTTTTAATTAACCATTCGTTTGTGGACGCTGGATTTTCTGGGAGAATTGCCTCTATAAACGAAACCCCAGGAGCCGAGTACGAGATCGATATCGAAGCCCTCGAGATgcagttgcaaaatataGATAAGGAAAACGGTGAAGACAAAACGGGAGGAATCTTTCCTGATCCGCTTGGAAGAGATGATAACCGAGTTTATAGATCAGTGATTTATATTGTACCTACGTACTCAAATCCTGGAGGCTTGACATACTCTTTAAAGACcagattgaagatgatagAGTTGGCACGGAGGCACAATATGCTTATTATTTGTGACGATGTGTATGATCTCTTGAATTATACAGATGATTCTCCATTACCAAGATTGGTTCACTTGGATAGAGAAACATGCACGGATGGATGGGGTCATGTTGTCTCCAATGCTTCAACGTCTAAATTGATCTCCCCTGGATTGAGATTTGGCTGGCATGAAACTGCAACACCCAAACTAGCCTTTCAGTTCTCACAAGAAGGAAACACCAAGTCTGGAGGAACACCATCACAGTTGAATTCTTATGTTATCCATGAGTTGTTGATTACTGGGACAATCgatgatatcatcaacaatttcatctCTCACTATAGAGAGAGAtccaaagtgttgaaggatTCCATTAAGAAATATCttccaccttcaacaaaattCTATGGAGGGGATGGGGGATACTTCATTTGGGTCACGCTTGACCCCAAGTATAATTTGGTGAAGGTAGTTAGcactttggccaaagaacACAATATTATATTGGCTTCCGGAACCAATTTCGAGGTGGCTGAAAACCACCGAGGATTGGGAGACAGTGTTCGTTTGTGCTTCAGTTTCTTAACACCACCAGAAATTGAGTATGGTATCAAGACTTTTGGCAGCCTTTTaaaagaagatgaaacaAACTGA